A part of Myxococcus stipitatus genomic DNA contains:
- a CDS encoding winged helix-turn-helix transcriptional regulator, which produces MGKHEHHTPATAASGIEEAIQMLEGRWKLVILFHLFGGKKLRFSELERAIPAITQKMLIQQLRQLEQDGIVARIVHAQVPPKVEYHLTEWGQSLCPALDELLRWAEKRPTPKRQRRPAGA; this is translated from the coding sequence TTGGGTAAGCATGAACACCATACGCCCGCGACGGCGGCCAGCGGCATCGAGGAGGCCATCCAGATGCTGGAGGGCCGCTGGAAGCTGGTCATCCTCTTTCACCTGTTCGGTGGGAAGAAGCTCCGATTCTCCGAACTGGAGCGTGCGATTCCAGCCATCACGCAGAAGATGCTCATCCAGCAGCTTCGGCAGCTCGAGCAGGACGGCATCGTCGCGCGCATCGTTCACGCGCAGGTGCCGCCCAAGGTCGAGTACCACCTGACTGAGTGGGGGCAGTCGCTCTGTCCGGCGCTCGACGAACTCCTGAGGTGGGCTGAGAAGCGGCCAACGCCGAAGCGCCAGCGACGGCCGGCAGGGGCGTGA
- a CDS encoding SDR family oxidoreductase, translated as MSFDLELKNRRALVTGGTKGVGAAVVTALVEAGVKVVATARTALSDTPGVHYVAADVTTVEGCAHVARDALAHLGGIDILVHVLGGSSAPGGGFAALGEDEWQKELNLNLMPAVRLDRTLLPSMLAQGAGVIVHVTSIQRELPLPESTTAYAAAKAALSTYSKSLSKEVAPKGVRVVRVSPGWVDTEASVHLAERLAEQAGTDYEGGKQIIMKSLGGIPLGRPSKPREVADLIAFVVSPRAGSITGTEYVIDGGTVPTV; from the coding sequence ATGAGTTTCGATCTCGAACTGAAAAACCGCCGTGCGCTTGTCACAGGTGGCACGAAGGGGGTCGGCGCGGCGGTCGTCACGGCCCTCGTCGAGGCCGGCGTCAAGGTTGTCGCAACCGCACGCACCGCTCTCAGCGACACGCCTGGCGTGCACTACGTCGCAGCCGACGTCACGACCGTCGAAGGCTGCGCGCATGTGGCGCGCGACGCGCTCGCGCACCTCGGTGGTATCGACATCCTGGTGCATGTGCTCGGCGGCTCGAGTGCTCCCGGAGGTGGCTTCGCTGCGCTCGGCGAGGACGAGTGGCAGAAGGAACTCAATCTGAACCTGATGCCCGCGGTCCGGCTCGACCGAACGCTCTTGCCGTCGATGCTGGCGCAAGGTGCGGGCGTCATCGTGCACGTCACGTCCATCCAACGCGAGTTGCCCCTGCCAGAATCAACGACGGCGTATGCCGCAGCGAAGGCGGCGCTGTCGACCTACAGCAAGTCGCTGTCAAAAGAGGTGGCGCCCAAGGGCGTGCGGGTGGTCCGCGTCTCGCCGGGCTGGGTGGACACAGAAGCCTCGGTGCACCTGGCCGAGCGACTCGCCGAGCAGGCCGGCACCGACTACGAAGGTGGCAAGCAGATCATCATGAAGTCGCTAGGCGGCATCCCGCTCGGCCGCCCGTCCAAGCCTCGCGAGGTCGCCGACCTCATCGCGTTCGTCGTGTCGCCGAGGGCGGGCTCCATCACTGGCACGGAGTACGTCATTGATGGCGGCACAGTGCCAACGGTGTGA
- a CDS encoding nuclear transport factor 2 family protein has product MQTTPNPLPGLPGPIAEYFAHETTSPAAVARCFTDEALVVDERHEHRGRAAIEAWNAAANSKYKLTTELLAAEFDGPRTTVRANVKGNFPGSPIELRFRFTLAGGLITRLEIAP; this is encoded by the coding sequence ATGCAAACGACGCCCAACCCACTCCCTGGCCTGCCCGGGCCGATCGCTGAATACTTCGCACACGAGACGACCAGCCCTGCTGCCGTGGCTCGGTGTTTCACCGACGAGGCCCTCGTCGTGGACGAGCGCCACGAACACCGCGGGCGCGCCGCCATCGAAGCGTGGAACGCTGCCGCGAACAGCAAGTACAAGCTCACGACGGAGCTGCTCGCGGCGGAGTTCGACGGACCTCGCACCACGGTGCGTGCGAACGTGAAGGGCAACTTCCCGGGGAGCCCCATTGAGCTCCGCTTCCGCTTCACCCTCGCGGGTGGACTCATCACTCGACTGGAGATCGCACCATGA